The nucleotide sequence ATGGCCGCGCCGGGCCAGCCAGCTGGTTTGTGCTGCCGCTGCCGGCGATGGTCGATCCCGGCGTGGTCGAGGGCGACGACGCCACCCTGCAGGGGCGCTCCATCCTGGTGGTGGATGATTCCAGTACCATGACCCGGGTGATCCGCCAGCAGGCGCTGGCCTGGGGCATGCGCGTCACCGCCAGCCACGACCCGCGCGAGGCCCTGGCCAGCATCCGCACCCAGGCGAACCTGAACGACCCCTACGACGTGGTGCTGCTGGACCAGCGCATGCCTGGCATGACCGGCATGCAACTGGCCGCGCGCGTGCACGAGGATCCGCTGATCACGCGCACGCCGATTCTGGTCATGCTCACCGGCATCAACGACGCACCCACCGCCACCGCCGCGCGCAACGTCGGCATTCACCGCGTGCTCGGCAAGCCGGTATCCGGCAACCGGCTGCGTCAGGCGCTGGCGGAGGAACTTGGCGCCGCGTCACGGCGCAAGACGCCGGACCTGCGTGACCAGGCCCCGGACCCCGGCCTGCGCATCCTGGTCGCGGAAGATCATCAGCTTTCGCAGAAAGTGATCCGTGGCATGCTGGCCAAACTTGGCCTGGATGGCGATGTGGTGGCGAACGGCCGCGAAGCCTTCGAAGCGGTCCGCGATGGCCGTTACGATCTGGTGCTGATGGATTGCGAGATGCCGGAAATGGACGGCTTTGAAGCCGCGCGCCGGATTCGCGACTGGGAGCGCATGCACGACCGCAAGGCCGTGCCGATCATTGCCCTGACCGCGCACATCCTGCGCGAGCACCGGGAACGCAGCCTGGCTGCCGGCATGAACGCCCACGTCCCCAAGCCGGTGGAACTGGACGTGTTGCGTCAGGCCATCGTGCAGTTCACTGCTGGCGACGGAATGCTGTCGGGCTCTGGCCACGCCAGCGACGAAACGCCCGATTGAAGGAACTCTGCTCGGCGAAGCCGAGCAGCAGTGCGATATCGGTCAGGCCCAGCGCCGGATCGCGCAGGTAAATCTCTGCCAGCGACCGGCGCAATCCGTCCAGCAATTCCTGGAAACTGACACCCTGCCGATGCAACCGGCTCTGCAGCGTACGCGCCGCCAGCCCCATGCGCCCCGCCACCGCCTCCAGCCCCGGCTCACCGTCCGCCAGCATCCGATACAGATGACTGCGCACCGCGTTGGCGAGATTGGTGCCGGCATCGTAATCCGCCAGCAGCGCGGCGGCTTCCCGTTCCATCATCTGGTTCAGGCCAGGGTCGGCGCTGGTCAGCGGCAGCGATAACATCGCCGGCGCCAGCATCACGCCGTCAAAACCGGCCTCAAAGTGCACCGGGCAACCGAACCAGTCCGCGTAACGCTCACTGCGCACCGGCGCCACATGCCGGAAATGCACCGACAATGGTGCTGCCGGCTCCGCCAGCAGTTGCCGTGCAAACGTGATCCAGCCGGTGATGGCAGCCTCGGTGATATAGCGTGCCGGTGCGCCCGGCAGCGGGCAGTGCCAGCTCAGCTGCACCGGGTCGCCCGGCGTCAGGGTGGAGCGGCCGAGATTGCCAGCGAGTTTTTCAAACCGCAGCAGACGCTGGATCGCCTCGCCGAGGCTGGCACTGGACAGCACCGCGTAACCGAGCACCTGATAGGAGCGCGGCTGCACACAGCGGCCCGCTTCAAAGCCCAGCCCTTCATCGCCGGTCTGCTCCAGGATCACCAGAAACAGCCGCAGCGCGTCGACCATCGGCACCAGCGTATCGGCCCGCGCCAGTTGCAGCGGATCAATCCCGGCACGCGCCAGCACCGCGTCCCGCGTCAGGCCATAACGGTCCAGCAGCGGCGGCAGCACTGAGGTGATATAGGCGGCGGAGAGCGACTGCGGCTCGCCCGCCAGGTCCGGATCGATCTGCATCCTGAATGTGGGCTCCCTGTCAGCCAGCCGGCACGGCACGGCCATGGCACCAGGCGCGCAGTGCCGCCAGCTGCTCGGCCATGGTCACCGACAATGGCACCGTGCTGGTCATTTCCGTGCGCAGGTGCGCCTCGGACAAGGGTGCCTCCTGGGCACGGGCGCTGTATAGCCCGGCCACCACCGCCTGCTCGATCTCGGCGCCGGTGAAACCGTCGCAGTATTCCGCCAGCGCGGCCAGATCAAACTGCGCCGTATCCTGGCCACGGCGGTCGAGGTGAATACGCAGAATCTCGGCCCGGATGTCCGCCGCCGGCAGGTCGACAAAGAACAGCTCGTCGATACGGCCCTTGCGCACCAGCTCCGGTGGCAACTGCTCGATATTGTTCGCGGTGGCGACCATGAACACCGGCGCCTTGCGCTCGGCCATCCAGGTCAGCAGCGTGCCCAGCACACGGCGCGATGTGCCGCCGTCGTTGTCGCCACTGGCCAGGCCTTTTTCGATTTCATCCAGCCACAGCACGCAGGGCGCCATGGTTTCCGCCAGTTGCAGCGCTTCGCGCAGGTTGCGTTCGGACTCGCCGAAGTATTTGTTGTAGACCGCCCCCATATCCAGCCGCAACAGAGGCAGGTGCCACAGGCCGGCCACCGCCTTCGCCGCCAGACTCTTGCCGCCGCCCTGCACGCCCACCAGCAAAATGCCGCGCGGCGTATCCGGGCCCTGCGGTTGCAGAAAGGCGTCACGACGCCGGTGCAACCACTGCTTCAGCTGCGACAGCCCGCCCACCTGGCCGAAGCTGGCGGTGTCGTACTCGAAACTGAGCACGCCATCCATGTCCAGCAACCGGAATTTGGCACGGTTCACTTCCGGCAGGTCATTCTCGGTGATCGCGCCGTCGTGGATGATGGCGCCGCGCGCGAGCTTGCGCGCGTCTTCCGTGGTCAGGCCGCGCAGATTGCGCACCAGCTTGTCGAGCGCCTCGCGGCCGGCCCGCACCCGCTCGCCGCGGGCGCGACCAAACGCACGCGCCTCTTCCTGCACAATGTGCATGAGCTGTTCCTGGTCCGGCAGCGACAGCCGGAACCGGGCGCTGAAGCGCGACAGTTCCGGCGGCAGCGTAAAGGCGTGGCTGACCAGCACCAGCGTGTGCGGCACGGTGTCGTGACGCAGGGCGATTTCCTTCAAGAGCCGCACCACCTTCGGCGCGTTCTCGACAAACGGATGGAAATCACACAGGGCATAGATGCCGCCTTCGGCATTGCCGCGAATCTGTCCCAGCACCGCATCCGGCTCGACCGTATGCCGCTGATTTGGCGCGCCTTCGACTTCCAGCCGGCGCAGGCCATCGACAATGCTCCAGCTGAATACCGGCCGCCCCTCCCGCATGCCGATACGGCGCACCAGGTCCAGGGCACGCTGTTCTTCCCAGGTTTCCACCACCACGATCGGATAGCGCGACTCCATGATCAGTCGCAGGTCATTGAGATCCTTCACCCTGAAATCCCCATTCCACGGTGGATGGCTCGGCGCATACACCACCCTTTCTTGTTCTGTATCAACCCCGGCGCCAGCGAGTCTGCGCAGACTATCACAGCCGTCATCACGCCATGGTAAACTGCGCCGCATGAACGACAACGCCCGTACTACCGGCCGCCGGCTGAGCCCGCTGGATCAACTGCTCGCCCGCGCCGACAACGCCCTGCGCACCCTCACCCCCGGCGCCACCCGTGGCGAACGGCCGAGTCCGGCCGACGCCGCGCACAGCGACAGCCGCCCGGCGGACGTGCATCAGGCGCGGCACATTGCCGGCCTGATGCGCATCAACCATACCGGCGAAGTGTGCGCGCAGGCGCTCTACCAGGGCCAGGCCAGCACCGCCGGCCTGCCGCATGTGCGCCGCGCCATGGAGGAAGCCGCCCGTGAGGAAGAAGACCACCTGGCCTGGTGCGAGGATCGCATCCGCGAACTCGGCAGCGTACCGAGCCGGCTCAATCCGTTGTTCTACGCAATGTCGTTCAGCATCGGCGCGCTGGCCGGGCTGGCCGGTGACCGCTGGAGCCTGGGCTTCGTCTCGGAAACGGAACAACAGGTGGTGCGCCACCTGGACAGCCATCTCGGTCAGGTGCCATTGGAGGACGAGCGCACCCGCGCCATTCTGGAACAGATGCGCGAAGACGAACTGCGGCACGCCGTCACCGCCGAACAGGCTGGCGGCGCCGCCCTGCCGCCGCCAGTGCGTCACCTGATGACGGTCATGAGCAAGGTGATGACCTTCAGTACCTACCGCGTCTGAGCCGGCCCGGTGCCGCCCTCACAGCGGCGACACCGGCCGGTGAACTCACACCAGTTC is from Isoalcanivorax pacificus W11-5 and encodes:
- a CDS encoding AraC family transcriptional regulator, giving the protein MQIDPDLAGEPQSLSAAYITSVLPPLLDRYGLTRDAVLARAGIDPLQLARADTLVPMVDALRLFLVILEQTGDEGLGFEAGRCVQPRSYQVLGYAVLSSASLGEAIQRLLRFEKLAGNLGRSTLTPGDPVQLSWHCPLPGAPARYITEAAITGWITFARQLLAEPAAPLSVHFRHVAPVRSERYADWFGCPVHFEAGFDGVMLAPAMLSLPLTSADPGLNQMMEREAAALLADYDAGTNLANAVRSHLYRMLADGEPGLEAVAGRMGLAARTLQSRLHRQGVSFQELLDGLRRSLAEIYLRDPALGLTDIALLLGFAEQSSFNRAFRRWRGQSPTAFRRQQ
- the coq7 gene encoding 2-polyprenyl-3-methyl-6-methoxy-1,4-benzoquinone monooxygenase; translated protein: MNDNARTTGRRLSPLDQLLARADNALRTLTPGATRGERPSPADAAHSDSRPADVHQARHIAGLMRINHTGEVCAQALYQGQASTAGLPHVRRAMEEAAREEEDHLAWCEDRIRELGSVPSRLNPLFYAMSFSIGALAGLAGDRWSLGFVSETEQQVVRHLDSHLGQVPLEDERTRAILEQMREDELRHAVTAEQAGGAALPPPVRHLMTVMSKVMTFSTYRV
- a CDS encoding AAA family ATPase — encoded protein: MKDLNDLRLIMESRYPIVVVETWEEQRALDLVRRIGMREGRPVFSWSIVDGLRRLEVEGAPNQRHTVEPDAVLGQIRGNAEGGIYALCDFHPFVENAPKVVRLLKEIALRHDTVPHTLVLVSHAFTLPPELSRFSARFRLSLPDQEQLMHIVQEEARAFGRARGERVRAGREALDKLVRNLRGLTTEDARKLARGAIIHDGAITENDLPEVNRAKFRLLDMDGVLSFEYDTASFGQVGGLSQLKQWLHRRRDAFLQPQGPDTPRGILLVGVQGGGKSLAAKAVAGLWHLPLLRLDMGAVYNKYFGESERNLREALQLAETMAPCVLWLDEIEKGLASGDNDGGTSRRVLGTLLTWMAERKAPVFMVATANNIEQLPPELVRKGRIDELFFVDLPAADIRAEILRIHLDRRGQDTAQFDLAALAEYCDGFTGAEIEQAVVAGLYSARAQEAPLSEAHLRTEMTSTVPLSVTMAEQLAALRAWCHGRAVPAG